Proteins from one Parasteatoda tepidariorum isolate YZ-2023 chromosome 4, CAS_Ptep_4.0, whole genome shotgun sequence genomic window:
- the LOC107437828 gene encoding UPF0462 protein C4orf33-like: MEFSILTTWDDKPIDHEATIIKLHSEDDVVIMEIKAPFYDDPPPNPRGTDKSFNKLWDYEVVEAFFLGKAEKYLEVEFSPHGFYFILLLAGRKNAIKVGLPIVYTANIEGNSWTGIARIPKSYFPPNVKLFNAYAIHGTGKNRTYEALNPVPTGQFQTPDFHRLEYFRYIQFETILDFGDRLSDVWKAALEEKGI, from the exons ATGGAATTCTCGATATTAACAACCTGGGATGATAAACCAATCGATCATGAAGCGActataattaaattgcattctGAAGATGATGTTGTGATTATGGAAATAAAAGCTCCATTTTATGATGATCCACCACCAAATCCCAGGGGGACTGATAAATCCTTTAACAAATTGTGGGATTATGAAG tcgttgaagcattttttcttgGAAAGGCTGAAAAATACCTTGAAGTAGAGTTTTCTCC gcatggattttattttattttgctgctcGCAGGgagaaaaaatgcaattaaa GTTGGTTTGCCTATAGTTTATACTGCAAATATTGAAGGAAATAGTTGGACAGGCATAGCAAGAATACCAAAATCATATTTCCCTCCAAATGTCAAACTTTTCAATGCATACGCTATTCATGGTACTGGTAAGAATAGAACGTATGAGGCATTAAACCCCGTGCCAACTGGGCAGTTTCAAACTCCAGATTT tcataGATTGGAATACTTCCGTTACATTCAGTTTGAAACAATTTTGGACTTTGGAGATAGGCTTTCGGATGTATGGAAAGCAGCTCTTGAGGAAAAAGGTATTTAA
- the LOC107441707 gene encoding UPF0462 protein C4orf33-like encodes MEFSILTTWDDKPIDHEATIIKLHSEDDVVIMEIKAPFYDDPPPNPRGTDKSFNKLWDYEVVEAFFLGKAEKYLELEFSPHGFYFVLLLAGRKNAIKFQISFVKFGKCTENTFAAACFKLARKPRYLPIIAGARSVATKMILVKGRAFNSVNGVNK; translated from the exons ATGGAATTCTCGATATTAACAACTTGGGATGATAAGCCAATCGATCATGAAGCgactattataaaattgcattctgaAGATGATGTTGTGATTATGGAAATAAAAGCTCCATTTTATGATGATCCACCACCAAATCCCAGGGGGACTGATAAATCCTTTAACAAATTGTGGGATTATGAAG tcgttgaagcattttttcttgGAAAAGCTGAAAAATACCTTGAGCTAGAGTTTTCTCC GCatggattttattttgtattgctGCTCGCAGGgagaaaaaatgcaattaaa TTTCAAATTAGTTTCGTTAAGTTTGGCAAATGTACTGAAAATACGTTCGCTGCAGCTTGTTTTAAGTTAGCCAGAAAACCTCGCTATCTTCCTATCATTGCCGGAGCACGGTCAGTTGCTACAAAAATGATATTAGTCAAGGGTAGAGCTTTTAATTCAGTCAATGGCGTTAACAAATAA